From one Lycium barbarum isolate Lr01 chromosome 6, ASM1917538v2, whole genome shotgun sequence genomic stretch:
- the LOC132598612 gene encoding pentatricopeptide repeat-containing protein At1g10270-like: protein MALYALLLRCLRRSSSITQTITTSPLLHSQNPNFHLPLRSFAFSSAEEAAAERRRRKRRLRIEPPINALRRDPLPRGPPSPDDPRSRLPDTTSALVGPRLNLHNRVQSLIRAGDLNSAAAVARHAVFSNTRPTVFTCNAIIGAMYRAGRYNDAKALFQYFFNQYNIIPNVVSYNHLIVSHCEAGEVDEGLKVYSHIIENAPFSPSAVTYRHLTKGLIDSERIGEAVDLLREMLNKGHGADSLVYNNLILGFLNLGNLEKANELFDELKERCTVYDGVVNATFMDWFFKQGRVKEAMESYRSLLDKKYRMVPATCNVLLEVLLRHGRETEAWTLFEAMLDDHTPPTFQAVNSDTFNLMVNECFRLGKVSEALETFKKVGKGLKTRPFAMDVAGYNNMITKLSELEMMEEAEKIYMELCNKSLSPDVTTYRTMIEAYVKMENFEGALEKYTKMVEAGLRVIPIYAEKWFNFLIEKGKVAECVPILTKMGEREPKPDVTTYDIVIRALCGEGNYDAVSDLVIQMINYGVGLTSSLREFLLEVFGNQGRREEIERVFATKPTYSRPAGPPRGQVPWLSQLPRQSAGTSHAPGQQTSPASLSSQMQGQQSGPNPRWQQASPSSFGTGQGSSQMQGQQSAPNPSWQHASPSSFGTGQGSSQMQGQHSAPNLSWQQASPSSFGTGQGSSQMQGQQSAPNPSWRQASPSSFGTGQGSSQMQGQQSAPNASWQHASPSSFGTVQGSSQMQGQQLAPNPSWQQASPSSFGTGQGSSQMQGQQSAPNPSWQQASPSSFGTGQGSHQMQGQQSGPNPRWQQASPHSFNAGQGSQQMQGQPSTFARNPHQALSPSFIQQGSQQMQGQPSAFARNVQQASPPSFVPQQEASQQSFMAGQGSQQMQGHPPTSFVPGGVSHVQGQQSGFTHVPQWSSPPTYMAGQGGNHQMEGQSSGFAQTPHKASHYSMDGQRAHSIQGPEEASSQGDNVEQYPQVARQGRM, encoded by the exons ATGGCACTCTATGCCTTACTCCTCCGCTGTCTCCGCCGTTCTTCCTCCATCACccaaaccataacaacatccccCCTCCTCCACTctcaaaaccctaacttccatCTCCCTCTCCGCTCATTCGCTTTCTCCTCCGCCGAAGAAGCCGCCGCCGAACGCCGCCGCCGCAAACGCCGCCTCCGTATCGAACCACCAATCAACGCTCTCCGTCGTGACCCCCTCCCTAGAGGCCCCCCTTCCCCCGACGACCCCCGATCCCGTCTCCCCGATACCACGTCAGCATTAGTGGGCCCACGTCTCAACCTTCACAACCGTGTTCAATCACTAATCCGTGCTGGCGACTTAAATTCTGCAGCCGCTGTTGCTCGTCACGCCGTTTTTTCAAACACGAGACCCACTGTGTTTACGTGTAATGCTATCATTGGTGCTATGTATCGTGCCGGACGGTATAATGATGCTAAGGCGTTGTTTCAGTATTTTTTTAATCAGTATAATATTATACCGAATGTGGTTTCGTATAATCATTTGATTGTGTCACATTGTGAAGCTGGTGAGGTTGATGAGGGGTTGAAAGTTTACAGTCATATTATTGAAAATGCGCCTTTTAGTCCGTCTGCTGTTACGTATAGGCATTTAACGAAGGGGTTGATTGATTCCGAGAGGATTGGTGAAGCTGTGGATTTGCTTAGGGAAATGCTTAATAAAGGACATGGTGCGGATTCGTTGGTTTATAATAATTTGATATTAGGGTTCTTGAATTTGGGTAATTTAGAGAAAGCGAATGAGTTGTTTGATGAGTTGAAAGAGAGGTGTACTGTTTATGATGGGGTGGTGAATGCTACTTTTATGGACTGGTTTTTTAAGCAGGGGAGGGTGAAAGAGGCTATGGAATCGTACCGATCGCTTCTTGATAAGAAGTATAGGATGGTTCCTGCGACTTGTAATGTGCTGTTGGAGGTGTTGTTGAGGCATGGCAGGGAAACTGAGGCGTGGACGTTGTTTGAAGCGATGTTGGATGATCACACGCCACCGACGTTCCAGGCTGTCAATTCCGACACttttaatttaatggtgaatgagTGTTTTAGGTTAGGGAAGGTTTCGGAGGCATTGGAGACTTTCAAGAAGGTGGGGAAGGGACTAAAGACCCGACCTTTTGCGATGGACGTTGCAGGTTACAATAATATGATTACAAAGCTTTCAGAGCTTGAAATGATGGAGGAAGCAGAAAAAATTTATATGGAGTTGTGTAACAAGTCATTGAGCCCGGATGTGACAACTTATAGGACAATGATTGAGGCATATGTGAAGATGGAGAATTTTGAAGGTGCGTTGGAGAAGTACACGAAGATGGTGGAGGCAGGGTTGAGAGTCATTCCAATCTATGCTGAAAAGTGGTTTAATTTCTTGATTGAGAAAGGCAAGGTTGCGGAGTGTGTGCCTATTCTCACCAAGATGGGTGAGAGAGAACCAAAACCTGATGTCACAACTTATGATATTGTGATTAGGGCACTCTGCGGGGAAGGTAATTATGATGCAGTTTCCGATTTAGTAATTCAAATGATAAACTATGGTGTTGGTCTCACCAGTTCCCTAAGGGAGTTCCTGTTAGAAGTTTTTGGTAACCAAGGTCGTCGTGAGGAGATTGAAAGAGTTTTTGCTACAAAACCTACGTACTCTAGACCAGCAGGACCACCTCGAGGACAAGTTCCATGGCTTTCACAATTGCCTAGACAATCAGCAGGAACTTCTCATGCTCCGG GGCAACAGACATCGCCAGCTTCTTTATCATCACAAATGCAAGGACAGCAGTCAGGACCTAATCCAAGGTGGCAACAAGCTTCACCATCCTCTTTTGGTACTGGACAAGGATCATCGCAAATGCAAGGCCAGCAGTCAGCACCTAATCCAAGTTGGCAACATGCTTCGCCATCCTCTTTTGGTACTGGACAAGGATCATCACAAATGCAAGGCCAGCATTCAGCACCTAATCTAAGTTGGCAACAAGCTTCACCATCCTCTTTTGGTACTGGACAAGGATCATCACAAATGCAAGGCCAGCAGTCAGCACCTAATCCAAGTTGGCGACAAGCTTCACCATCCTCTTTTGGTACTGGACAAGGATCATCGCAAATGCAAGGCCAGCAGTCAGCACCTAATGCAAGTTGGCAACATGCTTCACCATCCTCTTTTGGTACGGTACAAGGATCATCGCAAATGCAAGGCCAGCAGTTAGCACCTAATCCAAGTTGGCAACAAGCTTCACCATCCTCTTTTGGTACTGGACAAGGATCATCGCAAATGCAAGGCCAGCAGTCAGCACCTAATCCAAGTTGGCAACAAGCTTCACCATCCTCTTTTGGTACTGGACAAGGATCACACCAAATGCAAGGCCAGCAGTCAGGACCTAATCCAAGGTGGCAACAAGCTTCGCCACACTCTTTTAATGCTGGACAAGGATCACAGCAAATGCAAGGTCAGCCATCAACGTTTGCGCGAAATCCACATCAGGCATTGTCACCTTCTTTTATTCAACAAGGATCACAGCAGATGCAAGGTCAACCATCAGCTTTTGCAAGAAACGTGCAGCAGGCATCACCACCTTCTTTCGTGCCACAACAAGAAGCTTCCCAGCAGTCCTTCATGGCTGGACAGGGATCACAGCAAATGCAAGGTCATCCACCAACTTCATTCGTGCCAGGAGGAGTTTCTCATGTGCAAGGTCAGCAATCAGGTTTCACACACGTTCCACAATGGTCATCACCACCCACTTATATGGCAGGACAAGGAGGAAATCATCAAATGGAAGGTCAGTCATCAGGTTTCGCCCAAACTCCACATAAGGCATCACATTATTCCATGGATGGACAAAGAGCCCATTCAATACAAGGCCCAGAAGAGGCCTCATCCCAAGGGGACAATGTTGAGCAATACCCCCAAGTGGCACGCCAAGGGAGAATGTAA
- the LOC132598611 gene encoding glycosyltransferase BC10, which translates to MRNRGEKEDLESKLPVSVTRDSTVSLLRVLSTLIVFVIGVVIGLTSSSHIDRYFTFQAEQIIANNALADTVSRDTGNCTVCEREDCLSMESFVRPKILIHGMSDDELFWRASLEPYKEEFPFRRVPKVAYMFLTRGQLPFIPLWERFFQGQDVNKYSIYVHALPGYVLSISNTSVFYKRQIPSQHVEWGSVTLVDAERRLLANALLDFSNERFILLSESCIPVYNFPTVYKYLVGSTHSFVESYDDPSRYGRGRYNRRMKPDIKLPDWRKGSQWFEMNRTLAVRIVSDTKYYDIFRRLCTPACYPDEHYIPTFIRLFHGALNANRTVTYVDWSVGGPHPATFSAVNITEGFLQLIRNNGTACSYNSEKTHVCYLFARKFDPSALEPLLNLSSKVMEF; encoded by the exons ATGAGGAATAGGGGAGAAAAAGAAGACCTAGAGAGTAAATTGCCTGTGTCAGTAACAAGAGATTCAACAGTTAGTCTTTTAAGGGTATTGTCAACATTGATTGTATTTGTAATTGGAGTAGTTATTGGATTGACCTCAAGTTCACATATTGATAGGTATTTTACCTTTCAAGCTGAACAGATTATTGCAAATAATGCATTGGCTGATACAGTGAGTAGGGATACTGGAAATTGTACTGTTTGTGAGAGGGAAGATTGTTTAAGTATGGAAAGTTTTGTTCGGCCAAAGATTTTGATTCATGGAATGTCAGATGATGAATTGTTTTGGAGGGCTTCATTAGAGCCTTACAAGGAGGAGTTTCCATTTAGGAGAGTGCCTAAAGTGGCCTATATGTTCTTGACTAGGGGACAGTTACCATTCATACCCTTGTGGGAAAGGTTCTTTCAAGGGCAGGATGTGAATAAGTACTCGATATACGTGCACGCCCTCCCTGGCTATGTGCTAAGTATTTCAAATACCTCGGTTTTCTACAAGCGGCAAATCCCAAGTCAG CATGTTGAATGGGGATCAGTAACACTTGTTGATGCTGAGAGGAGGCTATTGGCCAATGCTCTGCTCGACTTCTCAAATGAGCGGTTTATCCTCCTTTCTGAGagctgtattccagtttacaatTTCCCAACTGTCTACAAGTATCTTGTAGGATCCACTCATAGTTTTGTTGAATCATATGATGATCCTTCTCGCTATGGGCGCGGGCGCTATAACCGCCGTATGAAACCTGATATCAAACTTCCTGATTGGCGGAAAGGGTCGCAATGGTTCGAGATGAATCGAACTTTAGCAGTTAGAATAGTTTCAGATACTAAATACTACGATATCTTCAGAAGACTTTGCACGCCTGCTTGCTACCCAGATGAGCACTATATTCCTACTTTTATTCGATTGTTCCATGGAGCTTTAAATGCAAACCGGACAGTGACGTATGTTGACTGGTCCGTAGGGGGCCCGCACCCTGCAACATTCAGCGCGGTTAATATTACTGAAGGTTTCTTACAGTTGATAAGGAACAATGGAACAGCATGTTCCTACAACTCAGAGAAGACACATGTTTGTTACCTCTTTGCTAGGAAGTTTGATCCAAGTGCTCTAGAACCTTTACTGAACTTAAGTTCCAAAGTGATGGAATTCTGA